One Setaria italica strain Yugu1 chromosome II, Setaria_italica_v2.0, whole genome shotgun sequence DNA segment encodes these proteins:
- the LOC101778716 gene encoding protein EMSY-LIKE 3 isoform X1 — protein sequence MEYRPSDSSGTDDDLPPSYPNSRSNRGSGRVSGNGRAIVPASSYARAPTDMEAQIQQLEQEAYCSVLRAFKAQSDAITWEKEGLITELRKELRVSDKAHRELLNRVNNDNIICSIREWRSTGGLQASLSNNPQPIHDPVPSPTTSGRKRQKTSQSVPALPAPPPAMHSQQLATPTQPSSSTARKAVPPGPKGKKLKPFMPFQGHKVPGGSASKPMSSAAGPSGRGPHMNRNFPGAAEAQAQNVHPLIGRKVMIRWPEDNSFYEAVISDYNADTGLYALVYDMNTANETWEWVDLKEMGPEDIRWKEDEISGIDLKMYLQGRGPPTSGGRKPGRGGPMPGPGRGRGFQKNMSKKDFPPPQNGVGKRSSDDIDILHTESLIKEVEKVFSVNNPDPQEVEKAKKALKEQEQSLIDAIARLAEASDGESDGHNHGRRNALYAGNQHQANYVDAMPVDGDQADAM from the exons ATGGAGTACCGGCCCTCCGACAGCAGCG GAACTGATGATGATCTTCCACCATCATATCCAAATAGTAGGAGTAACAGAGGCAGTGGACGTGTCAGTGGTAATGGGAGAGCTATAGTTCCTGCCAGTTCATATGCTAGGGCACCGACAGATATGGAAGCACAAATTCAACAACTTGAGCAAGAAGCATATTGCTCAGTTCTTCGTGCATTCAAAGCCCAATCTGACGCCATTACATGG GAGAAGGAAGGTCTCATAACTGAACTTAGGAAGGAGCTAAGGGTATCTGACAAAGCACACAGGGAGCTATTAAACAGGGTCAACAATGATAATATTATCTGTAGCATAAG GGAATGGAGATCAACAGGAGGGCTTCAGGCAAGCTTGTCCAATAATCCGCAGCCAATACATGACCCTGTTCCCAGTCCTACCACCTCTGGCCGTAAGAGGCAAAAGACATCCCAATCTGTTCCTGCTTTACCTGCACCGCCTCCAGCGATGCATTCACAGCAACTGGCTACACCAACACAACCATCATCTTCAACTGCTAGGAAAGCAGTCCCTCCAGGCCCTAAAGGAAAAAAACTGAAACCA TTCATGCCCTTTCAGGGTCATAAGGTACCAGGTGGCTCTGCATCCAAGCCCATGTCATCTGCAGCGGGTCCTAGTGGAAGAGGACCGCACATGAATAGAAATTTTCCAGGTGCTGCTGAAGCTCAAGCACAGAATGTTCACCCGTTAATTGGTCGTAAAGTGATGATTCGGTGGCCTGAAGATAACAGCTTCTATGAAGCAGTTATATCTGATTATAATGCAGATACG GGCCTTTATGCGCTGGTTTATGACATGAATACAGCAAACGAAACCTGGGAGTGGGTTGATCTTAAAGAG ATGGGACCTGAAGACATAAGATGGAAAGAGGATGAAATATCTGGGATAGACTTGAAGATGTATTTGCAAGGCCGAGGTCCCCCAACTAGTGGGGGTAGGAAGCCAGGTCGCGGTGGGCCCATGCCAGGtccaggaagaggaagaggattcCAAAAGAACATGTCTAAGAAAGATTTTCCACCTCCACAAAATGGTGTTGGCAAGAGAAGTTCCGATGACATTGATATCCTTCACACCGAGAGCCTAATAAAAGAG GTGGAGAAAGTTTTTAGCGTGAATAATCCTGATCCCCAGGAAGTAGAGAAGGCAAAGAAAGCACTGAAG GAGCAAGAACAGTCACTGATTGACGCGATAGCGAGGCTTGCTGAGGCATCAGATGGTGAAAGCG ATGGGCACAACCATGGGCGAAGGAATGCATTGTATGCTGGTAACCAGCATCAAGCAAACTACGTTGATGCGATGCCTGTTGATGGTGACCAAGCTGATGCCATGTAA
- the LOC101756166 gene encoding alpha-galactosidase, with protein MEAKALLCCAFFFLRLWTPAAAIRSGWSPEVVEKRATLQNGLGRTPQMGWNSWNHFACNINEQTIRQVADAMVNTGLAKLGYEYINIDDCWAAHDRDSQGNLVPNPSTFPSGMKALSDYVHGKGLKLGIYSDAGPETCSQQMPGSLGHEEQDAKTFASWGIDYLKYDNCNDQGLSPQPRFSSMNTALLNSGRNIFFSICEWGIDRPATWAGVGNSWRTAGDIKDEWGSMTSNADSNDVWAPFAGPGGWNDPDMLEVGNGGMTTEEYRSHFSIWALAKAPLLTGCDIRSMSKETMEILSNRNVIAVNQDALGVQGHKVQKDGDQEVWAGPLSGGRVAVVLWNRGPAEASITASWSSIGLRASAVVDAHDLWTDAVTSSVQGQLKATVGTHACKMYVLTPK; from the exons ATGGAAGCCAAGGCCCTCCTGTGTtgtgctttcttcttcctccggctgtggacgccggcggcggcaatcAGGTCGGGGTGGTCGCCGGAAGTGGTGGAGAAGAGAGCAACCCTCCAGAATGGCCTAGGCCGGACACCGCAAATGGG GTGGAATAGTTGGAATCACTTCGCCTGCAACATAAACGAACAGACAATCCGACAAGTTG CTGATGCGATGGTGAACACCGGCCTTGCAAAGCTTGGCTATGAGTATATCAACATAG ATGATTGTTGGGCAGCCCATGACAGGGACTCCCAG GGTAATCTAGTACCAAATCCATCAACATTCCCATCTGGAATGAAGGCCCTCTCCGACTATGTGCATGGAAAAGGGCTCAAGCTCGGAATCTACAGTGATGCAGG TCCAGAAACTTGCAGCCAACAGATGCCAGGTTCACTTGGACACGAAGAGCAAGACGCAAAAACCTTCGCATCTTGG GGAATTGACTACTTGAAGTATGACAACTGCAACGACCAGGGATTGAGCCCACAACCAAG ATTTAGCAGCATGAACACAGCGCTTCTGAATTCTGGGAGGAATATTTTCTTCTCCATTTGTGAATG GGGTATAGATAGACCAGCAACATGGGCAGGTGTAGGAAACAGTTGGAGAACTGCTGGTGACATCAAGGACGAATGGGGAAG CATGACGAGCAATGCCGACAGCAATGACGTGTGGGCACCATTTGCTGGGCCTGGTGGATGGAATG ATCCAGACATGCTGGAAGTCGGGAATGGGGGAATGACAACGGAGGAATACCGCTCCCATTTCAGCATCTGGGCTCTAGCCAAG GCACCTCTCTTGACCGGCTGCGACATACGCTCGATGAGCAAGGAAACCATGGAAATTCTCAGCAATCGAAATGTCATTGCAGTCAACCAAG ACGCGCTTGGGGTGCAAGGGCACAAAGTGCAAAAAGATGGAGACCAAGAA GTCTGGGCTGGTCCACTAAGTGGAGGAAGAGTTGCAGTTGTTCTATGGAACAGAGGGCCTGCTGAAGCATCCATCACAGCCAGCTGGAGCAGCATTGGCCTTCGTGCATCGGCTGTCGTCGATGCTCATGATCTGTGGACA GATGCAGTTACATCATCGGTGCAAGGACAGCTGAAGGCGACAGTAGGCACTCATGCTTGCAAGATGTATGTGTTGACCCCAAAGTAG
- the LOC101778716 gene encoding protein EMSY-LIKE 3 isoform X2 → MEYRPSDSSGTDDDLPPSYPNSRSNRGSGRVSGNGRAIVPASSYARAPTDMEAQIQQLEQEAYCSVLRAFKAQSDAITWEKEGLITELRKELRVSDKAHRELLNRVNNDNIICSIREWRSTGGLQASLSNNPQPIHDPVPSPTTSGRKRQKTSQSVPALPAPPPAMHSQQLATPTQPSSSTARKAVPPGPKGKKLKPGHKVPGGSASKPMSSAAGPSGRGPHMNRNFPGAAEAQAQNVHPLIGRKVMIRWPEDNSFYEAVISDYNADTGLYALVYDMNTANETWEWVDLKEMGPEDIRWKEDEISGIDLKMYLQGRGPPTSGGRKPGRGGPMPGPGRGRGFQKNMSKKDFPPPQNGVGKRSSDDIDILHTESLIKEVEKVFSVNNPDPQEVEKAKKALKEQEQSLIDAIARLAEASDGESDGHNHGRRNALYAGNQHQANYVDAMPVDGDQADAM, encoded by the exons ATGGAGTACCGGCCCTCCGACAGCAGCG GAACTGATGATGATCTTCCACCATCATATCCAAATAGTAGGAGTAACAGAGGCAGTGGACGTGTCAGTGGTAATGGGAGAGCTATAGTTCCTGCCAGTTCATATGCTAGGGCACCGACAGATATGGAAGCACAAATTCAACAACTTGAGCAAGAAGCATATTGCTCAGTTCTTCGTGCATTCAAAGCCCAATCTGACGCCATTACATGG GAGAAGGAAGGTCTCATAACTGAACTTAGGAAGGAGCTAAGGGTATCTGACAAAGCACACAGGGAGCTATTAAACAGGGTCAACAATGATAATATTATCTGTAGCATAAG GGAATGGAGATCAACAGGAGGGCTTCAGGCAAGCTTGTCCAATAATCCGCAGCCAATACATGACCCTGTTCCCAGTCCTACCACCTCTGGCCGTAAGAGGCAAAAGACATCCCAATCTGTTCCTGCTTTACCTGCACCGCCTCCAGCGATGCATTCACAGCAACTGGCTACACCAACACAACCATCATCTTCAACTGCTAGGAAAGCAGTCCCTCCAGGCCCTAAAGGAAAAAAACTGAAACCA GGTCATAAGGTACCAGGTGGCTCTGCATCCAAGCCCATGTCATCTGCAGCGGGTCCTAGTGGAAGAGGACCGCACATGAATAGAAATTTTCCAGGTGCTGCTGAAGCTCAAGCACAGAATGTTCACCCGTTAATTGGTCGTAAAGTGATGATTCGGTGGCCTGAAGATAACAGCTTCTATGAAGCAGTTATATCTGATTATAATGCAGATACG GGCCTTTATGCGCTGGTTTATGACATGAATACAGCAAACGAAACCTGGGAGTGGGTTGATCTTAAAGAG ATGGGACCTGAAGACATAAGATGGAAAGAGGATGAAATATCTGGGATAGACTTGAAGATGTATTTGCAAGGCCGAGGTCCCCCAACTAGTGGGGGTAGGAAGCCAGGTCGCGGTGGGCCCATGCCAGGtccaggaagaggaagaggattcCAAAAGAACATGTCTAAGAAAGATTTTCCACCTCCACAAAATGGTGTTGGCAAGAGAAGTTCCGATGACATTGATATCCTTCACACCGAGAGCCTAATAAAAGAG GTGGAGAAAGTTTTTAGCGTGAATAATCCTGATCCCCAGGAAGTAGAGAAGGCAAAGAAAGCACTGAAG GAGCAAGAACAGTCACTGATTGACGCGATAGCGAGGCTTGCTGAGGCATCAGATGGTGAAAGCG ATGGGCACAACCATGGGCGAAGGAATGCATTGTATGCTGGTAACCAGCATCAAGCAAACTACGTTGATGCGATGCCTGTTGATGGTGACCAAGCTGATGCCATGTAA